The Desulfocurvibacter africanus subsp. africanus DSM 2603 genome includes a region encoding these proteins:
- a CDS encoding LexA family transcriptional regulator produces the protein MKNPEEAYNLEGFGVDDVLRRIMYATGLRTQAQLAERLGVRRAAITDAKRRKAVPAEWFLKLCRMYQLNPVWLESGLGPMRVGEEAPQPEPQRHKGRPVLNDSEGPFHLDEFAFIPKVTAVPRMGPEGLETDAQVEGYFAFRQDWLRRKGNVSQMCLMRVAGDSMEPTLRDGDAVLLDQSQTEVVYGKIYVVGIDEGVVVKRLDKRPGKLVLVSDNRQVYPPLEVALNESVSVRIVGRVIWLAREIF, from the coding sequence GTGAAAAATCCGGAAGAAGCGTACAATCTGGAAGGGTTCGGCGTGGACGACGTCCTGCGGCGCATCATGTACGCCACTGGCCTGCGCACCCAGGCCCAGCTTGCCGAGCGCTTGGGCGTGCGGCGGGCGGCCATTACCGACGCCAAGCGCCGCAAGGCCGTGCCGGCCGAATGGTTCCTCAAGCTCTGCCGCATGTACCAGCTCAATCCCGTCTGGCTCGAAAGCGGGCTGGGGCCTATGCGCGTGGGCGAGGAAGCCCCGCAGCCCGAGCCGCAGCGCCACAAGGGCCGCCCCGTGCTCAACGACTCCGAAGGGCCTTTCCACCTGGACGAGTTCGCCTTTATCCCCAAGGTCACGGCCGTGCCGCGCATGGGACCCGAGGGCCTGGAAACTGATGCCCAGGTCGAGGGCTACTTCGCCTTCCGTCAGGATTGGTTGCGGCGCAAGGGCAACGTCTCCCAGATGTGCCTCATGCGCGTGGCCGGCGATTCCATGGAGCCCACCCTGCGCGACGGTGACGCCGTGCTGCTCGATCAGTCCCAGACCGAAGTGGTCTATGGCAAAATTTACGTGGTGGGCATCGACGAGGGCGTGGTGGTCAAGCGTTTGGACAAGCGGCCGGGCAAGCTCGTGCTCGTGAGCGACAACCGCCAGGTCTATCCACCCCTTGAGGTCGCCTTGAACGAGTCGGTCAGTGTGCGCATAGTGGGCCGGGTCATCTGGCTGGCCCGCGAGATATTCTAG
- a CDS encoding ABC transporter permease codes for MTPLTISLARRELRGGLRRFGVFLACLALGVGVIAGVGTLSEAIERALAQDARALLGGDAQLRTTFAEIPPDVLAYVQERGQVSRSARMRAMAGSPGGSRTLVELKAVDETYPFYGDMVLTPDIDLEQALAVRDGLPGAVADQELLTQLGLSVGQRIVVGDMELELRAAIDKEPDRVVSAFALGPRLMISMQALEQSGLVLPGSMVRSDYNIRLPSKANAQRFVKDLSAAFPDAPWSVSDYTRAAPGVRRVVERMGLFLTLVGLTALLVGGLGVAGAVDGYLSGKLRSIAILKCLGAHGALVTRVYLAQILAIALVGTLLGLALGLTLSWVAAGTLAGWLPVEVRVGFFMRPLATAAGFGMLTALVFSLPPLLRARAVRPAGLFRSYRGPGRQPLTGRARLYVVLAGLALAGFAIAVTPQRSTAAWFALAAALAFGLQLLLGRGLARLAGALKPRDPLLAMALRSLRRSGNAPTAMASLGLGLTVLVAIMLVQGNLRRQVDMEMPASAPSFFFVDIQPHQVEQFESAVGQVAGVERVERMPMLRARITAIDGVPVSKAKVDPSVAWAARGDRGVTYAAELPEHNRLVAGEWWPEDYAGEPLVSLAADIAEGFGVGVGGTLTLNVQGRGFEVRIANLREVEWTSLAMNFSLVMSPGFLESAPQTHLATVYAAPGSEDEVFKAVTSILPNVTAVRVKDALATVSRMLSTMGRAVLAVASVTLAAGLLVLAEALRAGLRRRYYEAVVLKTLGATRRDVLVLMLWEHLALGLGASLSAALLGSLAAWLSVTRLMEAVRWTFLPGMVAGTAAAGTLAVVLFGLAGMRRMLGQRPWQVLRNE; via the coding sequence ATGACCCCTCTCACAATTTCCCTCGCCCGCCGCGAGCTGCGCGGCGGGCTCAGGCGTTTCGGGGTTTTTCTGGCCTGCCTGGCGCTCGGCGTCGGCGTCATCGCGGGCGTGGGCACGCTGTCCGAAGCCATCGAGCGCGCCCTGGCCCAGGACGCGCGGGCGCTGCTCGGCGGCGATGCGCAACTGCGCACGACTTTCGCCGAAATCCCGCCGGATGTGTTGGCCTACGTGCAGGAGCGCGGTCAGGTCTCCCGCTCGGCGCGCATGCGCGCCATGGCCGGTTCGCCGGGCGGAAGCCGGACCCTGGTGGAACTCAAGGCCGTGGATGAGACGTATCCGTTTTACGGCGACATGGTCCTGACCCCGGACATCGATCTTGAGCAGGCCTTGGCCGTGCGCGACGGCCTGCCAGGCGCGGTGGCCGACCAGGAGTTGCTGACCCAGCTCGGACTTTCCGTTGGCCAGCGCATCGTCGTTGGCGACATGGAACTGGAGTTGCGCGCGGCCATCGACAAGGAGCCGGACCGGGTCGTGTCGGCCTTTGCCCTGGGGCCACGGCTCATGATCTCCATGCAGGCCCTGGAGCAGTCCGGTCTAGTCCTGCCCGGCAGCATGGTACGCAGCGACTACAACATCCGGCTGCCGTCCAAAGCCAATGCCCAGCGATTCGTGAAAGACCTGAGCGCGGCTTTCCCTGACGCCCCCTGGAGCGTGTCGGACTACACGCGCGCAGCGCCCGGCGTGCGCCGCGTGGTGGAGCGCATGGGCCTGTTCCTGACCCTGGTGGGCTTGACGGCGCTGCTGGTGGGTGGCCTTGGCGTGGCCGGGGCCGTGGACGGCTACCTGTCGGGCAAGCTGCGCTCCATCGCCATCCTCAAGTGCCTGGGCGCGCACGGTGCGCTGGTCACGCGCGTCTACCTGGCGCAGATCCTGGCCATAGCGCTTGTGGGCACGCTGCTGGGCCTGGCCTTGGGCCTGACCTTGTCCTGGGTCGCGGCCGGCACGCTGGCGGGTTGGCTGCCCGTGGAAGTCCGCGTGGGCTTCTTCATGCGGCCCCTGGCCACGGCGGCCGGCTTCGGCATGCTCACGGCCCTGGTGTTTTCCTTGCCACCGCTGCTGCGCGCGCGGGCCGTGCGGCCGGCCGGACTGTTCCGCTCCTACCGTGGGCCGGGCCGCCAGCCGCTCACGGGCCGGGCGCGGTTGTACGTGGTCTTGGCCGGGCTGGCCCTGGCCGGGTTCGCCATCGCCGTGACGCCGCAACGATCCACGGCGGCCTGGTTCGCCCTGGCCGCCGCGCTGGCCTTCGGCCTGCAACTGCTCCTGGGGCGCGGCCTGGCCCGCCTGGCCGGCGCGCTCAAGCCCCGCGATCCGCTACTGGCCATGGCCCTGCGCAGCCTGCGCCGCTCGGGCAACGCACCCACGGCTATGGCTTCCCTTGGCCTGGGGCTCACGGTGCTCGTGGCCATCATGCTTGTGCAGGGCAACCTGCGCCGCCAGGTGGACATGGAGATGCCCGCAAGCGCGCCAAGCTTCTTCTTCGTGGACATCCAACCGCATCAGGTCGAGCAGTTCGAGTCCGCCGTGGGTCAGGTTGCCGGCGTCGAGCGCGTGGAGCGCATGCCCATGCTGCGGGCGCGCATCACGGCCATTGACGGCGTGCCCGTGTCCAAGGCCAAGGTCGATCCGTCCGTGGCCTGGGCCGCGCGCGGCGACCGGGGCGTGACCTATGCGGCCGAGCTGCCCGAGCACAACCGGCTGGTGGCTGGCGAATGGTGGCCGGAGGATTACGCGGGCGAGCCGCTGGTGTCCCTGGCCGCTGACATCGCCGAGGGCTTCGGCGTGGGCGTGGGCGGCACGTTGACCCTGAACGTCCAGGGACGCGGCTTCGAGGTGAGGATCGCCAATTTGCGCGAAGTGGAGTGGACCAGCCTGGCCATGAACTTCTCGCTGGTCATGTCGCCGGGCTTCCTGGAATCCGCGCCCCAGACGCACCTGGCCACGGTCTATGCCGCGCCCGGCTCCGAGGACGAGGTGTTCAAGGCCGTGACCTCGATCCTGCCCAACGTGACCGCCGTGCGCGTCAAGGACGCCCTGGCCACGGTCTCGCGCATGCTCTCGACCATGGGCAGGGCCGTGCTGGCCGTGGCCAGCGTGACCCTGGCCGCCGGTCTGCTCGTGCTGGCCGAGGCATTGCGCGCGGGCCTGCGCCGTCGTTACTACGAGGCCGTAGTGCTAAAGACCTTAGGCGCCACGCGGCGTGACGTGCTGGTCCTCATGCTTTGGGAACACCTGGCCCTGGGCCTGGGCGCGAGCCTGTCCGCCGCACTTCTGGGCAGCTTGGCGGCCTGGCTGTCCGTTACCCGGCTCATGGAGGCGGTGCGCTGGACCTTCCTGCCCGGCATGGTCGCGGGCACGGCCGCGGCAGGCACGCTGGCCGTCGTCCTTTTCGGGTTGGCGGGCATGCGCCGCATGCTCGGCCAGCGCCCCTGGCAGGTGCTGCGCAACGAGTGA
- a CDS encoding arylesterase: protein MAENEKPVLLALGDSLTAGYGLDMGKAWPEQVQEMLQKDGYDIRVVNAGVSGDTSAGGLARLDWAMQDKPAFAVVALGANDMLRGLAPETMQRNLEAILTRLEQQGVCALLAGMHAAPNLGRDYVQRFNAVFPRLAEKHGAYFYPFLLQDVAAESDLNLGDGIHPNEAGARIIAERLYPLIEKMIKQGCPAR from the coding sequence ATGGCTGAGAATGAGAAGCCTGTGCTCCTGGCCTTGGGCGACAGCCTGACGGCCGGCTACGGCCTGGATATGGGGAAGGCCTGGCCCGAACAAGTCCAGGAGATGCTACAAAAGGATGGGTACGACATACGCGTGGTCAACGCCGGTGTGTCCGGCGACACCTCGGCCGGGGGGCTTGCGCGCCTGGACTGGGCGATGCAGGACAAGCCCGCTTTCGCCGTGGTGGCCCTTGGGGCCAACGACATGCTGCGCGGGCTGGCGCCGGAAACCATGCAGCGCAACCTGGAGGCCATTCTGACCAGGCTGGAGCAGCAGGGCGTCTGCGCTTTGCTGGCCGGCATGCATGCCGCACCCAACCTCGGCCGCGACTACGTGCAGCGCTTCAACGCGGTTTTTCCCCGCCTGGCCGAGAAGCACGGAGCTTATTTCTATCCTTTCCTGCTGCAGGACGTGGCCGCGGAAAGCGACTTGAACCTGGGCGACGGCATCCACCCCAACGAGGCCGGGGCCCGAATCATCGCCGAGCGCTTGTATCCGCTCATCGAAAAGATGATCAAGCAGGGGTGTCCGGCGAGGTAG
- a CDS encoding PAS domain-containing hybrid sensor histidine kinase/response regulator, which translates to MNKRSDRGSDPLRDKLIGLGERSVRKTYYPELQRRLSDLERFRVLLDAVSDAILLVDIASSRIIDLNKAACRLIGRCKPEAVRISLRDALPGETADAWGEHLSAGGEAGLPAEERFQMSMRASDGHIVPLEINLSLHYFESKRYAVAVVRDITDRKKAEDELKQAKEAAESASRTKSEFLANISHEIRTPMNGIIGMVELALLTASDVQTREYLGFIKQSGLALLNIINDILDFSKIEAGRLQLDLREFDPRHMVETTLRPLSYMAKKKDLPLRWSIDPDVPERLAGDQGRIRQVLTNVVGNAIKFTERGSVVVRVDRTEPEGLAGGESVQLLFSVRDTGIGIPADKQEKIFESFSQVGTSAHMKYGGAGLGLSISRQLVEMMGGRIWVESDPGKGSTFHFTVRLSRAAGPAVGKRVQALEKAPEASEPLSILLVEDNLINQLLAQSLLEQRGHEVVVASNGREALEKLEGRHFDCIFMDVRMPEMSGEEATGIIRSGAVKGVDPRIPIIALTAYALEGDKERLLAAGMDDYISKPIDMQELARVLSWVAQKVKKSAE; encoded by the coding sequence ATGAACAAGCGCTCTGACCGGGGCAGCGATCCTTTACGCGATAAGCTCATCGGCCTGGGCGAGCGGTCCGTCAGGAAGACCTACTACCCGGAGCTGCAGCGTCGCCTTTCGGATCTGGAACGCTTCCGCGTCCTTCTCGACGCGGTAAGCGACGCCATTCTCCTTGTCGATATCGCATCAAGTCGCATCATTGATCTGAATAAGGCCGCTTGCCGCCTAATTGGGCGATGCAAGCCGGAGGCGGTGCGGATCAGCCTGCGGGATGCTCTTCCTGGCGAGACGGCAGACGCTTGGGGGGAACACCTTTCCGCAGGCGGAGAGGCTGGTCTCCCGGCCGAGGAACGCTTTCAGATGTCCATGCGCGCATCCGACGGCCACATTGTTCCACTGGAGATCAATCTGAGCCTGCACTACTTCGAAAGCAAACGATATGCCGTGGCTGTGGTGCGCGACATCACGGATCGCAAAAAGGCCGAGGACGAGTTGAAGCAGGCCAAGGAAGCGGCCGAATCGGCCAGCAGGACCAAGAGCGAATTCCTGGCCAACATAAGCCACGAGATTCGCACGCCCATGAACGGGATCATCGGCATGGTCGAACTCGCCCTGCTCACCGCCAGCGATGTCCAAACGCGTGAGTATCTGGGGTTTATCAAGCAGTCTGGCCTTGCGCTGCTCAACATCATCAACGACATCCTGGATTTTTCCAAGATCGAAGCCGGTAGGTTGCAGCTCGATCTCCGCGAGTTCGATCCGCGTCATATGGTCGAGACGACGCTCAGGCCACTTTCCTATATGGCCAAGAAAAAGGACCTTCCTCTGCGCTGGAGTATTGATCCGGACGTCCCGGAGCGGCTCGCGGGCGACCAGGGCCGGATACGCCAGGTGCTGACAAACGTGGTGGGCAACGCCATCAAGTTCACCGAGCGCGGCAGCGTCGTCGTGCGGGTCGATCGGACCGAGCCGGAGGGACTGGCGGGCGGAGAGAGCGTGCAGCTTCTGTTCAGTGTCCGGGACACGGGCATAGGCATCCCGGCCGACAAGCAGGAGAAGATATTTGAGAGCTTCTCCCAAGTCGGCACTTCGGCGCACATGAAGTACGGTGGCGCGGGTCTCGGCTTGTCTATCTCGAGGCAACTCGTGGAGATGATGGGCGGGAGAATCTGGGTGGAGAGCGATCCTGGCAAAGGAAGCACATTCCATTTCACCGTCAGGCTGTCCAGGGCGGCGGGCCCGGCGGTGGGGAAACGGGTCCAGGCGTTGGAGAAGGCTCCCGAGGCGAGCGAGCCCCTCTCAATCCTGCTGGTCGAGGATAACTTGATCAACCAGCTCCTGGCTCAGAGCCTGCTTGAGCAGCGGGGCCATGAGGTCGTGGTGGCGTCGAACGGCAGGGAAGCGTTGGAGAAACTGGAAGGGCGGCACTTCGACTGTATCTTCATGGACGTGCGCATGCCGGAAATGTCGGGGGAGGAGGCGACCGGCATCATCAGGAGCGGCGCTGTCAAAGGCGTCGATCCCCGCATCCCCATCATAGCCCTGACTGCCTATGCCCTGGAGGGGGACAAGGAGCGGTTGCTCGCCGCGGGCATGGACGACTACATCTCCAAGCCCATCGACATGCAGGAGTTGGCCAGGGTTCTGTCGTGGGTGGCGCAGAAGGTCAAGAAATCAGCTGAATAG
- a CDS encoding response regulator, whose translation MAALPARHMRPESDTDAPPLSGQALAQASRDPGLRILVAEDNPVHRAYLLQTLIDLGHRPEAAVNGMEAVKLLSSIDFDLAFLDLRMPVLNGEEVLRSIRDGFIARVDPALPVVAVTAQCERGLRVRMSAAGFDAFIGKPLRRSDVFQTLKTLVDQDRHDTPAVDLPAARSWLCNDDGTVFKRILNIFLEQATGFLNLSSAALAAGDTDTLRFGSHSLANSAGMLQAERLRLACLALEKTTRVDDIEAARQALAPVKQELAPVTAAVRSYLERC comes from the coding sequence ATGGCGGCATTACCGGCACGACACATGCGGCCCGAATCGGACACCGACGCACCGCCGCTCTCCGGCCAAGCGCTCGCGCAGGCCAGCCGCGATCCCGGCCTGCGCATTCTGGTGGCCGAGGACAATCCCGTGCACAGGGCCTACCTGCTACAGACGCTTATCGACCTCGGCCACAGGCCCGAGGCCGCGGTCAACGGCATGGAAGCGGTGAAGCTCCTGAGCTCCATCGATTTCGACCTGGCCTTCTTGGATTTGCGCATGCCCGTGCTGAACGGCGAGGAAGTCCTGCGCAGCATACGGGACGGCTTTATCGCCAGGGTTGATCCAGCCCTGCCGGTGGTGGCCGTGACTGCCCAGTGCGAGCGCGGCCTGCGGGTACGCATGTCGGCCGCGGGCTTCGACGCCTTCATCGGCAAGCCCTTGCGCCGCAGCGACGTGTTCCAGACCCTGAAAACGCTCGTGGATCAGGACCGGCACGACACGCCGGCCGTGGATCTGCCCGCTGCCAGAAGCTGGCTGTGCAACGATGACGGCACGGTCTTCAAACGCATCCTGAACATTTTCCTGGAGCAGGCCACGGGCTTCCTGAACTTGTCCTCCGCCGCCCTGGCGGCCGGCGACACGGACACGCTCCGCTTCGGCAGCCATTCCCTGGCCAATTCCGCGGGCATGCTGCAGGCCGAACGACTGCGTCTGGCCTGTCTGGCCCTGGAGAAGACGACCAGGGTAGACGACATTGAAGCCGCACGGCAGGCGCTTGCCCCGGTCAAACAGGAGCTGGCTCCGGTCACGGCTGCCGTGCGATCCTATCTGGAGCGTTGTTGA
- a CDS encoding ATP-binding protein: MKNSILVVDDERIVALDLTYTLEHLGYVIAGVAATGEEAVARSIDAKPDLVLMDIRLKGDMDGIEAAERIKELLDIPIIYLTAYSDNMTLERAKPSEPFGYLIKPFHERELHSTIEIALYKHRMEREVKDARRAAEAANKAKNTFLANMSHEIRTPMNGILGMTNLLLETKLSAEQQEILGLVRDSAHALMTVLNDVLDFSKIESGRLAMAEEKLDLCDIVQSIYKALRHAAAAKSLQLTFDVAADVPSMIRADRSRIRQILLNLMGNAVKFTSCGSVRLAVDAPDGVAPNDPNGSGRFPLRLRVIDTGPGIPADKHEQIFESFTQLDGSLTRRHGGTGLGLTIARELARMMGGNITLQSTPGKGSTFTATILVRPAFEAASTTRTNAVDMPLPANEPLLELDSTLRRLGNDQNILLEIWDAFATDALLKLDQLDQAVRSNDRATAARLAHSLKGASATVGAAKLLGQTAPLAKAIDLDEEPAKNKSLSGMLKRMRPCLEETLAEMERLRDRLASPPES; encoded by the coding sequence ATGAAGAACTCCATCCTCGTGGTTGATGACGAGCGCATCGTCGCCCTGGATCTCACGTACACCTTGGAGCACCTGGGCTATGTCATCGCCGGGGTAGCCGCCACTGGCGAGGAAGCCGTGGCCAGGAGCATCGATGCCAAGCCCGACCTGGTGCTCATGGACATCCGGCTCAAGGGCGATATGGACGGCATCGAGGCTGCGGAGCGCATCAAGGAACTCCTCGATATTCCCATAATCTACCTGACGGCGTATTCCGACAACATGACGCTGGAGCGGGCCAAGCCTTCGGAACCCTTCGGCTATCTCATCAAGCCCTTCCACGAACGGGAACTGCATTCCACCATCGAGATCGCCCTGTACAAGCACCGCATGGAGCGCGAGGTAAAAGACGCAAGACGCGCAGCCGAAGCGGCCAACAAAGCCAAGAACACCTTCCTGGCCAACATGAGTCACGAAATCCGCACGCCCATGAACGGCATCCTCGGCATGACCAACCTGCTGTTGGAGACAAAGCTGAGCGCCGAGCAGCAGGAGATTCTGGGCTTGGTCCGCGACTCGGCCCATGCGTTGATGACGGTGCTGAACGATGTCCTCGACTTTTCCAAGATCGAGTCCGGCCGGCTTGCAATGGCCGAGGAGAAACTGGACCTGTGCGATATCGTTCAATCCATTTACAAGGCCCTGCGCCATGCCGCCGCTGCCAAGTCCCTGCAGTTGACCTTCGACGTGGCCGCTGACGTGCCGAGCATGATTCGTGCGGATCGCAGCCGAATTCGACAGATCTTGTTAAACTTAATGGGCAATGCCGTTAAGTTCACGAGTTGCGGCTCGGTCAGGCTCGCGGTGGACGCGCCGGACGGCGTTGCGCCGAATGATCCGAACGGCTCCGGCCGTTTTCCCTTGCGCCTGCGCGTGATTGACACTGGACCGGGCATTCCCGCCGACAAGCACGAGCAGATATTTGAGAGTTTCACCCAGCTGGACGGCTCTCTTACGCGCCGCCATGGCGGCACCGGGCTCGGGCTGACCATCGCCCGCGAGTTGGCGCGCATGATGGGCGGGAACATCACATTGCAAAGCACGCCGGGCAAGGGCAGCACCTTCACGGCGACCATCCTGGTCAGGCCCGCTTTCGAGGCCGCAAGCACAACGCGGACCAATGCCGTCGACATGCCCCTGCCCGCAAACGAGCCCCTGCTGGAACTCGACTCGACTCTGCGCCGCCTTGGCAATGATCAGAATATCCTGCTCGAGATCTGGGACGCTTTTGCCACGGATGCGCTCCTCAAGCTCGATCAACTCGACCAGGCCGTAAGAAGCAATGATCGCGCAACCGCAGCCCGTTTAGCCCACTCGCTTAAGGGCGCTTCGGCCACCGTGGGCGCGGCCAAGTTGCTTGGTCAGACAGCGCCCTTGGCCAAGGCCATCGACTTGGACGAGGAACCAGCCAAGAACAAGAGCCTGTCTGGAATGCTCAAGCGCATGCGTCCTTGCCTGGAAGAGACGCTGGCCGAGATGGAACGTCTCCGCGACCGTCTCGCGTCCCCTCCCGAATCGTGA
- the tpx gene encoding thiol peroxidase, protein MAQERTGVVTMKGQGLTLTGQELRKGDQLPDVELLDTDLNTVRLADFAGKVLILVAVPSLDTAVCNIEARRFNNEADKLGNDVQVLIVSMDLPFAQKRWAEEAGVRAIKTLSDHRDAAFGREFGILLKELRLLARSVFVADRSGKLQYVQIVPEVTDEPDYDTALNLARELVQEMAA, encoded by the coding sequence ATGGCGCAGGAACGCACGGGCGTTGTGACCATGAAAGGTCAGGGGCTGACCCTGACAGGGCAGGAGTTGCGCAAGGGCGATCAATTGCCGGATGTCGAACTCCTGGACACGGACTTGAACACGGTGCGCCTTGCGGACTTTGCGGGCAAGGTGCTTATCCTCGTCGCCGTGCCCTCGCTGGACACCGCGGTGTGCAACATTGAGGCCCGGCGCTTCAATAATGAAGCCGACAAGCTGGGCAACGACGTACAGGTGTTGATAGTGAGCATGGATTTGCCCTTTGCGCAGAAGCGCTGGGCCGAAGAAGCGGGCGTGCGAGCCATCAAGACACTCTCGGATCACCGCGACGCGGCCTTCGGCCGCGAGTTCGGCATTCTGCTCAAGGAATTGCGGCTGCTGGCGCGCTCGGTATTCGTGGCCGACCGAAGCGGTAAGCTGCAGTACGTGCAGATCGTGCCCGAGGTCACGGACGAGCCGGACTATGACACGGCTTTGAATCTGGCGCGCGAGCTGGTCCAGGAGATGGCGGCCTAG
- the ercA gene encoding alcohol dehydrogenase-like regulatory protein ErcA, which translates to MADAQLLDLRKFAAPEFVFGRDASGLAGQYALNLGARRVFLVTDPNLIAAGWAGKVQASLEEAGLSWAMYSEVTPNPRESEVMEGARVYREERCDAIVAVGGGSPMDLAKGVGIVSASKRHILEFEGVDQVDVPGPPLVCVPTTAGSSADVSQFAIITDTARRVKIAIVSKTMVPDASLIDPVMTTTMSLETTTNCGLDALAHAIEAYVSNASSPVTDLFALSALRRIFPTLPAVMRDPQNLNLRGRMMLGSLEAGLAFSNAILGAVHAMAHSLGGLLDVHHGESNAILLSHVIDYNFEHAAERYCDISEAVGLDLKGMTMAQRKQTLLYAIEGLKRETGATRTLRDFGVMRTDIPTLAEKAMRDPCMITNPRRPTQKDIERLYEQAL; encoded by the coding sequence ATGGCAGACGCCCAGCTTCTCGATTTGCGTAAGTTCGCCGCGCCGGAGTTCGTCTTCGGCCGGGACGCTTCCGGTCTTGCCGGGCAATATGCCCTGAATCTTGGAGCCAGACGGGTCTTTCTCGTCACCGATCCCAATCTCATCGCCGCGGGATGGGCGGGCAAGGTTCAGGCCAGCCTGGAGGAGGCCGGCCTGTCGTGGGCCATGTACTCCGAGGTCACTCCCAACCCTCGGGAGAGCGAGGTGATGGAGGGCGCGCGCGTCTATCGGGAGGAGAGATGCGACGCCATCGTAGCAGTCGGCGGCGGCAGCCCCATGGACCTGGCCAAAGGGGTGGGCATCGTCAGCGCCAGCAAACGCCACATCCTGGAGTTCGAGGGCGTGGACCAGGTCGATGTTCCAGGTCCGCCTCTCGTCTGCGTGCCCACTACCGCTGGCAGCTCCGCCGACGTGTCCCAGTTCGCCATTATCACCGACACCGCCCGCCGCGTGAAGATCGCCATCGTCAGCAAAACCATGGTCCCGGACGCATCCCTTATCGATCCTGTCATGACCACGACGATGAGCCTGGAGACAACAACCAACTGCGGCCTCGACGCCCTGGCTCATGCCATTGAGGCGTACGTTTCCAACGCCAGCTCTCCTGTCACGGACCTCTTCGCCCTGAGCGCGCTGCGGCGTATATTCCCGACCCTGCCAGCAGTCATGCGGGACCCGCAGAATCTTAATCTGCGAGGCAGGATGATGCTGGGCAGCCTGGAGGCCGGGTTGGCCTTCTCCAACGCGATCCTGGGTGCGGTGCATGCCATGGCGCACAGCCTGGGCGGACTCCTCGACGTGCACCACGGAGAGAGCAATGCGATCCTGCTCAGTCATGTCATCGACTACAATTTCGAACATGCCGCGGAGCGGTATTGCGATATCAGCGAGGCAGTGGGCCTCGATCTGAAAGGGATGACCATGGCGCAAAGGAAGCAAACGCTTCTTTACGCCATCGAGGGGCTCAAGCGGGAAACGGGCGCAACCAGGACGCTCAGGGATTTCGGCGTAATGCGGACGGATATCCCAACTTTGGCCGAAAAGGCGATGCGCGACCCATGCATGATCACCAATCCCCGCCGGCCAACGCAAAAGGACATCGAAAGGTTGTATGAACAAGCGCTCTGA
- a CDS encoding ABC transporter ATP-binding protein gives MPEMSSTVELSDVSLTLSGGAGPVNILRGVSLALGSGEAVSVMGPSGSGKTSLLMVVSGLERATSGGVRVAGRDLSAMGEDELARFRLHHVGIVFQSFHLLPAMTALENVALPLELLGDRKARMMAAEALESVGLAGRQEHFPAELSGGEQQRVALARAFAAHPGLLLADEPTGNLDEATGATVMDLLFRLQKEHGTTLLLVTHDSRLADRCDRRLRMHGGIVSALE, from the coding sequence ATGCCAGAAATGTCCTCCACGGTTGAGCTTTCCGATGTATCGCTGACCCTATCCGGCGGCGCAGGGCCGGTCAACATCCTGCGCGGCGTGAGTCTTGCGCTCGGGTCCGGCGAAGCTGTCAGCGTCATGGGCCCCTCGGGCTCAGGCAAGACCTCCCTGCTCATGGTCGTCTCCGGCCTGGAACGGGCCACCTCCGGGGGCGTGCGCGTGGCAGGCCGCGATCTTTCGGCCATGGGCGAAGACGAGCTGGCCCGCTTCAGGCTGCACCATGTGGGCATCGTGTTCCAGTCCTTCCATCTGCTGCCGGCCATGACCGCCCTGGAAAACGTGGCCCTGCCCCTGGAGCTGCTGGGCGACCGAAAGGCGCGCATGATGGCCGCCGAAGCCCTGGAGTCCGTGGGACTCGCCGGCCGCCAGGAGCACTTCCCGGCCGAGCTGTCCGGCGGCGAGCAGCAGCGCGTGGCGCTGGCGCGGGCCTTTGCCGCCCACCCGGGGCTGTTGCTGGCCGATGAGCCCACGGGCAACCTGGACGAGGCCACGGGCGCGACGGTCATGGACCTGCTGTTCCGGCTTCAGAAGGAACACGGGACGACACTGCTGCTGGTGACGCACGACAGCCGGCTGGCCGACCGTTGCGACAGACGCCTGCGCATGCATGGCGGCATTGTCAGTGCTCTGGAATAA